The window CAGAACAGAGCAATGACTACCGTGTGGTCGTGTTCGGCGCAGGCGGCGTGGGCAAGAGCTCGCTGGTGCTCCGCTTTGTGAAGGGGACGTTTCGTGACACTTACATCCCCACCATAGAGGACACGTACCGGCAGGTGATCAGCTGTGACAAGAGCGTGTGCACACTGCAGATCACGGACACCACCGGCAGCCACCAATTTCCAGCCATGCAGCGGCTGTCCATCTCCAAGGGCCACGCCTTCATCCTGGTGTTCTCCGTGACCAGCAAGCAGTCGCTGGATGAGCTGAGCCCCATCTACAAGTTGATCGTGCAGATCAAGGGCAGCGTGGAGGACATCCCCATCATGCTGGTAGGGAACAAGTGTGACGAGACGCAGCGGGAGGTGCACACCCGCGAGGCGCAGGCTGTGGCACAGGAGTGGAAGTGCGCCTTCATGGAGACGTCGGCAAAGATGAACTACAACGTGAAGGAGCTGTTCCAGGAGCTGCTGACGCTCGAGACGCGCCGCAGCGTCAGCCTCAGCGTGGACGGCAAACGTTCCAGCAAGCAGAAGAGGGCCGACCGCATCAAGGGCAAGTGCGCGCTCATGTGAGCCCGCCAGAGCCAGCTTGGGCCTCCCgggctccctctcccctccctcctcccttccctcctctctcccctcttctctgctcttcccttctctgctcctgctccttctccctctccttccttcctttgccttgcccctccctcctcttccctccatatttctcttcccattcccatCAGCCTACAGTCGGGTTGGGCTCCATCCCGGCCCTTCACACCTCCATGGCTTCATCCTTTGCAGACCTCTCCC is drawn from Mastomys coucha isolate ucsf_1 unplaced genomic scaffold, UCSF_Mcou_1 pScaffold4, whole genome shotgun sequence and contains these coding sequences:
- the Diras1 gene encoding GTP-binding protein Di-Ras1; its protein translation is MPEQSNDYRVVVFGAGGVGKSSLVLRFVKGTFRDTYIPTIEDTYRQVISCDKSVCTLQITDTTGSHQFPAMQRLSISKGHAFILVFSVTSKQSLDELSPIYKLIVQIKGSVEDIPIMLVGNKCDETQREVHTREAQAVAQEWKCAFMETSAKMNYNVKELFQELLTLETRRSVSLSVDGKRSSKQKRADRIKGKCALM